The Erigeron canadensis isolate Cc75 chromosome 1, C_canadensis_v1, whole genome shotgun sequence genome segment TattagaaaaatacaaaatgatTTTCAACAATCCGAATTAATGGCGTATTGGCGTTCGATCTACTCACAAACCCAAATTTTAAGTGctcttaaaatattaaaaacttcACATGTGAATTTTACATATTCACTCACCTAATCTCATCTCTTAATTTTGACATATGTCATGATTTTGTCATTGATTATGaaaatttatcatttcccaTGTCAGAAAAGTGTTACAATGAAAGAACCTTCCAATAATCCAAATGTTTTCTTCAAATTAACCATTGTGGAATTATTTTGCACAAACattcaataaacaaaaatttcaaGTGATCCACGTATTCTTGTTTGacttagacatatcaaattttaaCCCACATAATACGTGACAAATGATTATGCGTTTCAAgtatttaaaaaagtaaaattaaagaATTGAGGTGATAATTATGACGTTTTTGGTATTTATTCATACCTCATAATTAAATACCACAAATCGCATACTATAACTAGTTTACACCATAAACGTCTTACCAACACATATTACTACGTCGATTCAAACATGTTGGTTTTAAgcagataaaaaaaatgaaaccatCACCATAACTATAATAGAAAAAACGccagagaaaaaaaatgtacacaaagaatgaaagaaaatgTCAAATACTCAAAGTGGCGAAGAGCCCACTCAACGACCCAACCGACAAACCTTTAATCATAAATTACTTCTCCTATCAAATTTTTTTCGCCCTTATATCCAAAAGCCACGTACACATCCACTAATATTATCATGCACgattttgataaaatatataatctaCCGTAACTACattctttaaataataataattacattatcTTCCTTAATACTCCGTACCTTATTATAACGGTATCCGCGCGTTGCAACAGTGGTGGAGGTGGCGGCagtggtggtgatgtaatggtgaCGGTGACGACAGTAGGGGAGCCATGATTTTCATCCTGGGACCGCTAAACCGTTTCAATGATACCTATAAGAGTAAATTTAAACTAAAGATATAGATTAACTAGTATGGGGttgtcaattacttttaaaactaaaaaagtaatATAATTAGTACTAAAAAATAGAGTTTAATAGAACTTGTGGTGTTATCATGTCCACCCTTGGCGACCACATAGCTCCGCTATTGGGTGATAGGTGGTGGCGAGCGGCGGTAACGATGGCGGCAGATATTAATTGGTGGTGGTTGGCGGTGGTGCCAGTATGGCGGCAACGAGTAATGTACGTTATTGATggaatttggttttgataaaatgttgaaacttaaaatattaaacaaagactatttgatttataatatagtatagataaaagtatagatatagataaaacaaatttcaagcatacaattattttattttaactttagtttttaTTCGTCATTTAAAACTTTTCTACCTATACGGATAActatattgataaaataaactTACTATATAAATTTTTCATCCCTTACCATAATTgcattacttttttttacatAAGAAACTTTTTAATTCCATACGACATTGCCGAAAGCACCACTACCACCCATCGCCTCCAGTGTCATCGTTGCTACCACCACTTCATCGGCGCTATCAGCGTCGTCATcgtatctagtattttttttatttgtttttgcaaagtgagtttcgattcagaagtgttggagacaattttaaccagagaTTTTTTGGACCTCTAAGGCTCCAACCCGAGATCTTAAGTAAACTCATCTTAAGTGAACTCATCTCCGAGGCttacatagtggatttagaaaatATTTCTAACTGTTGGGGTTTAAGCTTATATAAGGATAATCTTTAGGTTTATATGTTACTACTTTACAATAATATTATCACACTAAtgtaaacttttgaaaatagaTACATATGAATACATGAATACTAATATACTATATGGGATTAGCGTACGAAATTATAAAAGAACTTCGTTTGTTTTGCCATTTTTCTGTCTATTACTGTGTCAATTAATCATAGTCCATACCATTTAACATCTTTTATGACAACAAAACGTATACTAAATTGGCCATTTACAACTTAGTAATTGTAGGTACAGTATTAATCTAAGAAATGCTATAtaacaacaaaatttatattagAATGGCATAGCGAGTatgcatatattattttctCGTATAATTGCTTcaatgatattgatattatttatatgtGTCACCTATCTCCTTAAAAAGCGACTTGGTGGGAACACCACCCTTGTTCGAATCCCTGCAAAAACATATCCAACCAGCCAAGGTTTCCAGGGTCTCACCGCCAGGCAGCGTTGCAGGGTCGCTAGCTTGAGAGGGAAAATTCCTTTATGGGATTAAGGGGTTCCTAggcatttacctttttttttttcctattatttatatgtaaagttatatatatttgtttataactttatataatatatagtttaagATAACGTTAATAGTTAGAATTCAAAAATTCACCCAATCAACCTCATTTATCAGATACGATACTAAATCTTGTGTTATTctcaaaaacacattttacaGTTGTATACTTTTAGATTCAGAACAATGCAACTTTTTTCAAAAGCCACACACATAAGTACATAACATGAGTTCCATGAAAGttctgtttttttcttttctttttgcctcaATCCCTCTCAATCACATTATTCACCGTCATCAATTAAAACGTTGTGAAATTCCTTACAACCACTACCATTGACATCGCTATTCATTAAATTCCAAGTTTCTAGTTTCTGTTATATGGAAGCATCATCAAAACCTAAACCCTATACACAAAAGTGACAAGACCTTCTACAAACCATAAAGACCAAAAAGAAAAGGTAGAGAAGACAATGACAAAGGTTTTTGAACTTGTAagtaaattgtatatataactaaaatatacgagtagtatCAGTATTCAGTGTAGTACTTTTTTTGGTTGTCTTCtaagtataatataatttttttttaaaggtgtgatTATTTGCTCAGATCTAGCTTatattgtcttaaccgggtccgcgttaaagagtcccctcaccctcaatacctagtaggaggataACCTCTCAACTAAACCGCATAAAGACACGTCATTTATTTGAGATAAAACCTTACACTCTATTCAGGATTTAAAGCTGTTTCACTGGAGGACTATATTTGTGAGTTCATTAAAAACCTTtaacatgtaaaaataaaacTGATACTTAACCACTTAGCTATAAAGAGCTCTACATATAACTACTATAATATCTATTAACTACTTTTACAAAAATACTTTAACTATTCGTACATTTACTTATTATGTATACCTACGTATACAAACTATTCATATACTTTTTTAACGTTCGTGTCATGGGACGGCTAACCGCTACATCCATTCGGGCAGACAATCATTAGCGATCGATCCACAAAGTCAGAGACTACAGGGGAGGAAAAACCCACCAATTTAACCGCTATAAAAGGCTCGACGTTAAATTGGAGGTAAAACCTCGCCTGCTCAGACTCGAACCCTAGTATCCCAGGATCCAAGTATCATTGCAGGACTTCGAAATGTCACTGGGGTTTTAACCCATTGGCAAATTATTCATATACTAATCTCACTCTTGACTCATGTTAGTAGCCACCTAAATCTTTGTAGcacatttttttatgttatattccATTCATTCAAGTAGTAGTAAATATAACATCATCATATAATAAACCTTTTCTTCAATTTTGTTATAATGATGCCATTCCCACCCACAATCCTCGCCAAAATGGCCGCGTATATTTACACCACCAAAAAACACAACTCTCTTCGTCTCCTCCTTCTTTTCCACTTCCATGTTTTCCCTGTTTCAACactcttcttttctttccctTTCACCTTTACTTCTACAATGagataaatacatacatatacatatacatatatttttctgTTGATATGTCGCCAACCCACAACCTAATTACCCTTAAATCTTACTTTAATTTTATGATCGAATCGTTCCCAGCTGAATTGATGCAAAGAATGATGATTAAAGTTTGTAGCTTTATTTGGGTTTCTTTCAGGCATTTGATCGAACACTTGGTAGGCTTGATTCCTTTTAGAGCATATTATGATTATGTTTGTGAATCATGTACAGCTGATTTGGTGGAGAAAAAGATGGTTCAATTTTGTGGGTTCTTGTGGGTTTTGGTTTGTGATTCTGTTTTGAGTTCTTCTAGGCATTTGATCAAACACCTGGCTGGGTAAGTTCATGTTTATTCAATTTTATCATGTAtcacttttacttttattcttgtagtttttatatttatttcttgttcttttttgtATGTGacttttttagaaaatattttaagaaatgGTATTTTTGTTATGTAGTTCAAAGTTTGATGATGATCATGGGAAAAACTTTGATAAAAGTTTGGTTTTTGATGAGCAAGAAGATCAATTTATTCGAAGTTTAAGTGATTCGGGTTATTCGATATTTGATGACCAAAAAGATCGAATTATTCGACGAATAAGTGATACGGACTCTGTGATATCTGATGGGCTTGGTGAAGAAGAGAAATCTGAGTTTACTTTTGGGTTTCAATATCAGATGAAAGAAGAAGATTTGATTAGTTATAATGATAACAAAGGTGTAAATGATGTTAAAACAGGGGAAACAGGGGAGGTTTTTATGAACACAAGTAAGTATGAATTTGTGCCTGTTCAAGATATAGGTGGGTTTGTTGTAGAGCCAAAAGCAGGTAACTTTACTGTTCATGAGGTGTTTGTGGAAGAGGGTTTAAAGGATGATGTTTTCACCATTAAAGAAAAGCGAAAAAGTCAAGATTTTGATGAAGTAGAAGTCAAAGAAGAGGCTAAAATTGAAGTTGAACAGAAAGATTTGAATGAAAGTTCAAGGCTTTTGTCAAATGTCAAAGTTGATGATATCATGGATGCAGAGGtttctttaagtccaaatctTCAAAGGGTAGTTGAGTTTTCGGATATAGTTGAAGAAACATCGGAAGAATCTGCAGTGGATGATTCAGGGTGTGAAGAAGTCCAAGATTTACAGGAGAAAAGTGAAAGAAATTCGGGTGGAAATGAAGATTTGAAGCCGGATCAAGTTAATTGGCTGGGAGATTTTTTCATGAGAAATGATAGTTTTTGTCATGGATATGATATATCAGAAGAAGTTGTATCTGATTCGCCTGATCATCATTTGGAGTCAGAGGGTTCCAGTGGATTTTTTTCGATTAGTCCTCAAAATGTTAAGTCTGTTGATGAACAAGAGTTGGAAAGTTTAATTCCTCCTGTTCAAGAAGAGGCTGATGATGATTACGTTGAATTCGAACCAAATCTACTGAAGGAAAAACATAATTCTGATTCCAGCAAACACGAATTAGATTCTGGTTTTGACAACTCAATGGAACCAGAAAATGACATGATGGAAGGTACCGAATATGAGGAAGAAGGTGAGGTAAacataaaatcatgggattttgattccgatgaagaagatgatgctgATGTTTTATTGGAACATCAAGAGTTGATCGGTCAGATGAAAATGGAGCTGAAGAACGCAAGAACCGGAGGCCTTCCCACCATTCTTGAAGAATCCGAAACTCCAAGAGTGAATGAAGATTTAAAACCATTAAAAATCAATGAGAAGTTGGAGCATAGAGATCTATTGGCTGAGATTCAGAAGTTCTACAAGAGCTACACTGAAAAAATGCGAAAGTTAGATGTCCTGAATTACCAAACATTGCAGGCCATTAGTAAGTTCTCTAATTATATTTCCATATTCATCATAAACACTTCTAGGATTCCAGTTTCAATACCGAATTCGATTATTTTAATTACAAAAAGTTTTTTGATTTTGCAAACTTTACATTATTAATCTTAAAACTTGACCAAACCACGTTTTCTGTTAAACAAATGGACAACATGTGCACTAGTGTAgttcaaacttcaaaatgattttgctaaagtctttatttttatttatagattcTTGCTGTACATATTGCTCCCATAGAGGATCTTTTTGTTGGAAAATTCATTGAGGAGTGGGTCACCATATTTTTATGACCATTAATATTTGGTAACAAGATCCTTATTCTATGCAAATGGCAAAATGCAAAACCGCCCATGACTATTCTTAGCATATATCGTCATGTGTACTCGTCCCGAGACTTACATATGGTGTATGATCATCTTCATGTCAATTACAATCAACATATGCTTTTTCATACATATTCCCCACttcatttaacttttaaatggCCATTCATTAGTTCATTGAATTAATGGCTTTGTATTACCCACTTAGCTTCTAAAAGTCAAGTTACACTAGTATCTTGGATCTCACTTTTGCCGTAAACTATTAGGATTTAAATTATAGCATGGGTAGAGTGAATATCTTAAGACTAATATGATATTACCTGCATATTTTACAAATTGGTTAAACTAATTTTTGCCGATGTCATTTTCAAGAAAAGCTAACAAGTATGTAGCTAGCACGTGTATCGTCTTGTTAAGATGGGCGATCTCTTTCTCTATATCGTAAACGCAGATGAGAAAAGGACTTTTATTGTTTTCAAGGAAACTTAAAAGACTTGATTTCACTTATTGATGAATAATTTAGTCCATAATATTACGTATAATATGATATTCTGATATTATCAACTTGCATATTTATAGTAATATATACTTGTAATTGTcatatgtaactatgtaaggATGTCCTTATCACACAACATCAAAAACTCAAGGGGCAAACTCTTACTTAATATGGGgtcttattatatttaatttaaaaggaTTATCAATCACCAATAATGAaacattttgataaatttctggTTATTTCTATAGATTTTCTAAGGATGAAGCATCCAGAGCAGATGAGCACAGGAGAAAACGCATCACTTTCAGCAATAAAATCGGTTCTTTTGCCTAGCTTATGGCCATGCAAATTAAGAAGAATTTATGCAGATCCGACATTAAAATCCATCACTGAATTGCATAAGGATTTAGAAATTGTATATGTTGGACAAGCTTGTCTTTCATGGGAGATTCTACATTGGCAATACAAAAAGGCCAAAGAATTACAGCTATATGATCCTCAAGGGTATCGATCTTATAACCAAATTGCCATTGAGTTTCAACAGTTTCATGTTCTTCTTCGAAGGTTCACTGAAGATGAGTTGTTTCAAGGGCCCAGAGTCCTTAACTACACAAAGCAGCGTTGCACCTTTCGCGGCCTTCTTCAAGTTCCTGCAATCAGAGGTAATTTTGAAAGTATCTCAATACGTAAAGGTGGCAATATAGGTGGCTCAGGTCAGTGGTAAAAATAAGTTTGGGTCAAAAGGGTAAAATTTTTGTACAGACAGCAAATGGTCAGGTTTGGCTTAACCCCGCTGTTTCCTCTAATAATTCGTTGCAATCTTAAAGTTGAAATCTTTTAGATTGATTATTTGTAAAGTTTACAATTGCGTCAAATTCTAAGACGGGTCCAGCTAATTTGACTCTCAGAAGTCAAAAGTTGACTTTTTGTGACCCTTCTTCAACataagaaaattgttttttctttcaatttgtaGATGacaatttgaaagaaaagaaggcaagaaaagaagaagaagaagatgcagTTTCGATTTCAACAATGGCCAAAATGATTAAGGAATCCATGACGGTTTTCTGGGAATTCCTTCACACTGACAAAGATACTACGAATTTGTTCTTAACAATAATCCTTC includes the following:
- the LOC122585545 gene encoding uncharacterized protein LOC122585545 — translated: MIESFPAELMQRMMIKVCSFIWVSFRHLIEHLVGLIPFRAYYDYVCESCTADLVEKKMVQFCGFLWVLVCDSVLSSSRHLIKHLAGSKFDDDHGKNFDKSLVFDEQEDQFIRSLSDSGYSIFDDQKDRIIRRISDTDSVISDGLGEEEKSEFTFGFQYQMKEEDLISYNDNKGVNDVKTGETGEVFMNTSKYEFVPVQDIGGFVVEPKAGNFTVHEVFVEEGLKDDVFTIKEKRKSQDFDEVEVKEEAKIEVEQKDLNESSRLLSNVKVDDIMDAEVSLSPNLQRVVEFSDIVEETSEESAVDDSGCEEVQDLQEKSERNSGGNEDLKPDQVNWLGDFFMRNDSFCHGYDISEEVVSDSPDHHLESEGSSGFFSISPQNVKSVDEQELESLIPPVQEEADDDYVEFEPNLLKEKHNSDSSKHELDSGFDNSMEPENDMMEGTEYEEEGEVNIKSWDFDSDEEDDADVLLEHQELIGQMKMELKNARTGGLPTILEESETPRVNEDLKPLKINEKLEHRDLLAEIQKFYKSYTEKMRKLDVLNYQTLQAINFLRMKHPEQMSTGENASLSAIKSVLLPSLWPCKLRRIYADPTLKSITELHKDLEIVYVGQACLSWEILHWQYKKAKELQLYDPQGYRSYNQIAIEFQQFHVLLRRFTEDELFQGPRVLNYTKQRCTFRGLLQVPAIRDDNLKEKKARKEEEEDAVSISTMAKMIKESMTVFWEFLHTDKDTTNLFLTIILQGSKAHLQDPADSELFMDIKTIHQKKDRRLKDMLRTGNCIVKKFQKHQETVMDQHMFVSQVELRLVSRVLSLPRLTRDQLLWCQSKLNNIKFIDRKIQVEDSLFLLFPC